A DNA window from Pseudodesulfovibrio thermohalotolerans contains the following coding sequences:
- a CDS encoding SPOR domain-containing protein, translated as MAEKMEPKYKVKVPRLNAAKKKFDFSLSLPGMISAVGAGVLALTFFFIMGILIGRGYRPEADVPPLQDIMPSAEHGRLAEEASPPKVLTLEELDYQDRLKASPQQMLDTPVEEPKTAPKPKPKPEPKPEVKPEAAPAKAETAAPVPVQPGEPVFDYVYQVASFRKAEMARSLSAKLSAAGLNSRVESGEAKGSTWLRVQVVHRGTPASTSQMKTVLAKYGIDKPLLKKKSAVQ; from the coding sequence ATGGCTGAAAAAATGGAACCCAAATACAAGGTCAAAGTGCCCAGGCTCAACGCGGCCAAGAAGAAGTTCGACTTCTCCCTGTCCCTGCCCGGCATGATAAGCGCCGTGGGCGCGGGCGTGCTGGCTCTGACCTTCTTTTTTATCATGGGCATCCTCATTGGGCGCGGCTACCGGCCAGAGGCCGACGTGCCGCCCCTGCAGGACATCATGCCCAGCGCCGAGCACGGCCGGTTGGCCGAGGAGGCTTCGCCGCCCAAGGTCCTGACTCTTGAGGAGCTGGACTATCAGGATCGGCTCAAGGCCTCCCCCCAGCAGATGTTGGATACTCCGGTCGAGGAACCGAAGACTGCGCCCAAGCCCAAGCCTAAGCCTGAACCCAAGCCCGAGGTTAAGCCCGAGGCGGCACCCGCCAAGGCGGAGACTGCCGCGCCTGTCCCGGTCCAGCCGGGCGAGCCGGTCTTTGATTACGTGTATCAGGTGGCTTCATTCCGCAAGGCGGAAATGGCCCGTAGCCTGAGCGCCAAGCTCTCCGCCGCGGGGCTGAACTCCCGGGTCGAGTCCGGCGAGGCCAAGGGGTCCACCTGGCTCCGTGTCCAGGTGGTGCATCGGGGCACTCCGGCCTCCACTTCACAGATGAAGACTGTGCTCGCGAAATACGGCATCGACAAGCCGTTGCTCAAGAAGAAGTCCGCCGTCCAGTAA